The Paenibacillus uliginis N3/975 genome has a window encoding:
- a CDS encoding MerR family transcriptional regulator gives MELQTISEVTKSYQISTRTLRYYEQIGLLQSSKKEGYAYRTYDEDSLKRLEQILILRKLRIPLKEIQSVLQSKESRIAIAVFQDKIEELSNEITALSAVRTVLEQFVIVLRDQTGLAMNLGFADEKIRQMIETLPGIKTNLKEEVTMNDLNMVDNQLSQLKDVRIVYLPPSTVASIQLVGGTPEYDTGVKLQQFMIQTNLASLKLDLRHYGFNHPNGVKPDGSDHGYERWVTIPDDMEVNESFVKKKFPGGLYAAHMIPMGNFEEWGWLTEWVNNNSNEYEPNWGDPDCMNGSMEEHLNYINQYKLSNEEMDKIVQLDLLLPIKTKLK, from the coding sequence ATGGAGCTCCAGACAATCAGCGAGGTTACAAAAAGCTATCAAATCTCAACAAGAACACTCAGATACTATGAGCAAATCGGACTGCTTCAGAGCTCGAAGAAAGAGGGATACGCTTATCGCACCTATGATGAAGATTCGTTGAAAAGATTGGAACAAATATTGATCTTACGAAAGCTAAGAATTCCATTAAAAGAAATCCAGAGCGTTTTGCAAAGTAAGGAATCAAGGATAGCAATAGCTGTGTTTCAAGATAAGATCGAAGAACTATCCAATGAAATAACGGCATTGTCTGCGGTTAGGACAGTTTTGGAACAGTTTGTGATCGTTCTCAGAGATCAAACTGGGTTGGCAATGAATCTAGGATTTGCAGATGAAAAGATACGGCAGATGATTGAAACCCTCCCGGGAATAAAAACGAACTTAAAGGAGGAAGTAACCATGAATGATTTGAATATGGTCGACAATCAATTATCACAGCTAAAGGATGTAAGAATTGTGTATTTACCCCCATCTACAGTGGCCTCAATACAATTGGTAGGCGGTACACCGGAATATGATACAGGGGTAAAACTTCAACAATTTATGATTCAGACGAATCTTGCCAGTCTCAAGCTTGATCTACGTCATTATGGCTTTAACCATCCGAATGGAGTTAAACCTGACGGGTCTGACCATGGGTACGAAAGATGGGTCACCATTCCAGACGATATGGAAGTAAATGAATCATTTGTTAAAAAGAAATTTCCTGGCGGTTTATATGCTGCCCATATGATACCTATGGGGAATTTCGAGGAATGGGGTTGGCTTACCGAATGGGTTAATAACAACAGCAATGAATATGAGCCGAATTGGGGAGACCCAGATTGCATGAATGGCTCAATGGAAGAACATTTAAATTACATCAATCAATATAAATTGAGCAATGAAGAAATGGACAAAATCGTTCAATTGGATCTGCTTCTTCCAATTAAAACAAAGTTGAAATAG